A portion of the Sulfurospirillum diekertiae genome contains these proteins:
- a CDS encoding HP0268 family nuclease: MEIKLARNEINGKPKTITLEKVTEIIEKEGQKIFYFDKENSHKDLVSLVEHFEAQGFSVYLRDIRYGLGESDYMYEVHIL; encoded by the coding sequence ATGGAAATCAAATTAGCACGAAATGAAATTAATGGAAAACCAAAGACAATTACATTGGAAAAAGTGACTGAGATTATCGAAAAAGAGGGACAAAAGATCTTCTATTTTGATAAAGAAAACTCTCATAAAGACCTCGTAAGCTTAGTGGAGCACTTTGAGGCTCAAGGGTTTAGTGTCTATTTACGAGATATTCGCTACGGTTTGGGTGAGAGCGATTACATGTACGAAGTACATATCCTTTAA
- the miaB gene encoding tRNA (N6-isopentenyl adenosine(37)-C2)-methylthiotransferase MiaB: MNVRDSEHIIAELGDKENYVLTNSLQEADLILVNTCSVREKPVSKLFSEIGKYNLQKKEGAKIGVCGCTASHLGKEIFRRAPYVSFVIGARNVSKISTAVNTEKFLSVDTDYDESTYAFGEYRNSLYKAYVNISIGCDKKCTYCIVPQTRGDEISIPAELIVNEARKAAQNGAKEIFLLGQNVNNYGRRFSGNVQNTMDFSDLLNLISEIPEVERIRFTSPHPLHMDDKFLETFATNPKVCKSMHMPLQSGSTHILEQMKRGYSKEWFLNRALKLREMIPDVSISTDIIVAFPGESDADFEDTLDVMRHVKFEQIFAFKYSPRPLTKAAEFTNQIDSEVGSKRLERLQLLQDEILDEIAAKNLNKIYPVYIDELRNSGFLAGRSDNNALVQIKGDESLLGQTVNIKITNPKRLSLYGEIVL; the protein is encoded by the coding sequence ATGAATGTGCGAGATTCTGAGCACATTATCGCCGAACTAGGTGATAAAGAAAATTATGTCTTGACCAATAGTTTACAAGAGGCAGATCTTATTTTGGTCAACACATGTAGTGTACGCGAAAAGCCTGTGAGTAAACTGTTTTCAGAGATTGGTAAGTACAACCTTCAAAAAAAAGAGGGTGCAAAAATTGGTGTATGCGGATGTACCGCAAGCCATTTGGGGAAAGAGATTTTTAGACGGGCGCCCTATGTGAGTTTTGTCATTGGTGCACGCAATGTCTCCAAAATCTCCACTGCCGTTAATACCGAAAAATTTTTAAGTGTCGACACTGACTATGACGAGAGTACATACGCCTTTGGGGAGTACCGTAATAGTCTGTATAAAGCGTATGTTAATATTTCCATTGGGTGTGATAAAAAATGTACCTACTGTATCGTCCCTCAAACCAGAGGCGATGAGATCTCCATCCCTGCAGAATTGATTGTTAACGAAGCGCGTAAAGCTGCTCAAAATGGGGCTAAAGAGATTTTCTTGCTCGGTCAAAATGTGAACAATTATGGCAGACGTTTTAGTGGCAATGTCCAGAACACAATGGACTTTTCAGACCTTTTAAATCTTATCAGTGAAATCCCCGAAGTGGAGCGTATTCGTTTTACCTCTCCCCATCCACTGCATATGGATGATAAATTTTTAGAGACATTTGCGACTAATCCAAAAGTGTGCAAATCAATGCACATGCCATTGCAAAGTGGTTCAACCCATATTTTAGAGCAGATGAAACGTGGATACAGCAAAGAGTGGTTTTTAAATCGAGCGTTAAAACTTCGCGAAATGATTCCTGATGTCTCTATTAGTACCGATATTATTGTAGCTTTTCCAGGCGAAAGTGATGCCGATTTTGAAGATACACTGGATGTCATGCGACACGTGAAATTTGAACAGATTTTCGCCTTTAAATACTCGCCAAGACCTCTAACCAAAGCGGCAGAGTTTACCAATCAAATCGATTCGGAAGTAGGGTCAAAGCGCTTAGAGCGATTACAACTTTTACAAGATGAAATTTTAGATGAGATTGCCGCGAAAAACCTCAATAAAATTTATCCTGTTTATATTGATGAACTGCGTAATAGTGGTTTTTTGGCAGGACGAAGTGACAATAATGCACTGGTTCAGATTAAAGGTGATGAGAGTTTATTGGGACAAACCGTAAATATCAAAATTACCAACCCAAAACGTCTCTCCCTCTATGGCGAAATTGTTCTCTAA
- a CDS encoding lysophospholipid acyltransferase family protein: protein MAKLFSKEFKRKLLVWIVPPLIYALIKLLFFTCKKKFYRPQNGSATPSIYVLWHGEILMAAAAYTYYTKRVEADTIVSSHFDGELAARLMQLFGGGTIRGSSSKGGASVLRQALKSLQKGRDIALTPDGPRGPRHSVADGAAVLAMMKKVPIITMNCNPTSYWSMKSWDRFCIPKPFCTIEFYFGNPFYVHELSLEEAKSLIQKRLLEHAV from the coding sequence ATGGCGAAATTGTTCTCTAAAGAGTTTAAACGTAAACTCTTAGTGTGGATTGTTCCACCTCTTATTTATGCATTGATTAAACTTTTATTCTTTACATGTAAAAAGAAATTTTATCGTCCGCAGAATGGTTCTGCTACTCCGAGTATCTATGTTTTGTGGCATGGAGAGATACTTATGGCAGCCGCAGCTTACACATACTATACGAAACGTGTAGAGGCTGATACCATTGTCAGTAGTCATTTTGATGGTGAATTGGCCGCAAGGCTAATGCAGCTTTTTGGTGGAGGAACGATACGTGGAAGCTCATCCAAGGGAGGGGCTTCTGTTTTAAGGCAGGCATTAAAGTCACTTCAAAAAGGACGCGATATCGCTCTCACACCTGATGGACCTAGAGGGCCAAGACACAGTGTAGCCGATGGTGCCGCAGTGCTTGCAATGATGAAAAAAGTACCGATTATTACCATGAATTGCAATCCAACCTCGTATTGGAGCATGAAGAGTTGGGATCGCTTTTGTATTCCTAAACCATTTTGTACGATAGAATTCTATTTTGGTAATCCTTTCTATGTTCATGAACTCTCACTTGAAGAGGCAAAATCATTGATCCAAAAGCGACTTTTAGAGCATGCGGTGTAA
- the tilS gene encoding tRNA lysidine(34) synthetase TilS, with product MQRLRSVREINSLQPLPLLHNATINLLKTSKNLLAFSGGGDSTALFFLLLEQNIPFDIAHVNYQTREQSDVEEAYAKKLADTYNKQLFTFTCKLENANFEHSARKERYTFFENIIQEHGYNSLLSAHHLNDKLEWFLMQLSRGAGLIELLGMQEIEAREHYTMIRPLLHVNKKTLQAYLENHKITYFTDESNTSFKHVRNQFRHHYANPLIENYAEGIAKSFRYMEEDAKRLLPHQATRIKDLFLLPKDEDDLINIRHIDKIVKLLGILLSKAQRDEILKTKSCVVGGKIAVCFEEEMILIAPYLKQAMEKKFKERCRQARIPSKIRPYLFTSHIDLSALRLDHTL from the coding sequence GTGCAACGATTACGGAGTGTGCGGGAGATCAACTCATTGCAACCATTACCTCTGTTGCATAACGCAACGATTAACCTTCTTAAAACATCCAAAAATCTTTTGGCATTCTCAGGCGGTGGAGACTCTACCGCCCTCTTCTTTTTACTGCTTGAGCAGAATATTCCTTTTGATATTGCTCATGTGAATTATCAAACAAGAGAGCAAAGTGACGTCGAAGAAGCATATGCAAAAAAACTTGCCGATACTTACAATAAACAACTTTTCACCTTTACATGTAAACTTGAAAATGCCAATTTTGAACACTCTGCGAGGAAAGAGCGTTATACCTTTTTTGAAAACATCATCCAAGAACATGGCTACAATTCACTTTTAAGCGCACACCATTTAAACGATAAACTTGAATGGTTCTTAATGCAGCTAAGTCGTGGTGCTGGGCTCATTGAACTATTGGGTATGCAAGAGATAGAAGCGCGAGAGCATTACACGATGATCCGACCTCTTTTACATGTCAACAAAAAAACACTTCAAGCCTATCTTGAAAATCATAAAATTACTTACTTTACTGACGAAAGCAACACCTCTTTCAAACACGTACGCAATCAATTTCGCCATCACTATGCCAATCCATTGATCGAAAATTATGCGGAGGGTATCGCTAAAAGTTTTCGCTATATGGAAGAAGACGCTAAACGGCTTTTACCCCATCAGGCTACTCGCATTAAAGACTTATTTCTCCTTCCCAAAGATGAAGATGACCTGATCAATATTCGTCATATTGATAAAATAGTCAAACTCCTCGGTATTCTCTTATCAAAAGCGCAAAGGGATGAGATTTTAAAAACGAAGAGCTGTGTGGTGGGTGGAAAAATTGCAGTCTGTTTTGAAGAAGAAATGATTTTGATAGCACCGTATCTCAAGCAAGCTATGGAGAAAAAATTTAAAGAGAGGTGCCGTCAAGCACGCATTCCTTCAAAGATTCGCCCTTACCTCTTTACTTCGCATATTGATCTTAGCGCGTTGCGTTTAGATCATACACTTTAA
- the rimO gene encoding 30S ribosomal protein S12 methylthiotransferase RimO translates to MKKLHLVSLGCNKNLVDSEVMLGKLQAYEMCDDPSQADVLIVNTCGFIGPAKEESLNTIFSLHEARKKGSLLVMAGCLTERYKEDLTKELKEVDLFTGVGDYDKIDEIIALRQNRFSPATYLLNEEERVITGSNAHAYVKLSEGCNQACSFCTIPGFKGKLHSRTLESLVKEVKALVTKGFYDFSFISQDSSSFLRDVGEKEGLIKLIEAVEQIEGVKSARILYLYPTTTSNALIERIMSSPLFHNYFDMPIQHISDSMLKRMKRGAGRERIIEQLNLMRQAPNSFIRTSFIVGHPGESDAEFQELLDFTKTFDFDRVNIFAYSDEEDTSAYEMDEKIDTKMINKRIKQLDKLVQAKTKKSFEKEVGKEVIILVEGESSEHELFMGARELLWAPSIDGEVLVNDSDIENIEVGKCYRATITECAGDQLIATITSVA, encoded by the coding sequence TTGAAAAAATTACATCTCGTTTCATTAGGATGCAACAAAAATCTCGTTGACAGTGAAGTCATGCTTGGCAAACTTCAAGCCTATGAAATGTGCGATGACCCAAGTCAGGCCGATGTACTGATCGTCAATACGTGTGGTTTCATTGGACCTGCGAAAGAAGAGAGTCTTAACACCATTTTTTCACTGCATGAAGCCCGTAAAAAAGGCTCGTTGCTTGTGATGGCAGGCTGCCTTACCGAACGCTATAAAGAAGATTTGACGAAAGAGCTCAAAGAGGTTGATCTGTTTACTGGCGTGGGGGATTATGATAAAATTGATGAAATCATCGCACTTCGCCAAAACCGTTTTAGCCCTGCAACATACCTTTTAAACGAAGAAGAACGTGTTATTACAGGCTCAAACGCGCATGCGTATGTCAAACTTTCCGAAGGCTGTAATCAAGCGTGTAGCTTTTGCACCATTCCTGGCTTTAAAGGCAAACTCCATTCGCGTACGCTTGAATCACTGGTCAAAGAAGTTAAAGCTCTTGTAACTAAAGGTTTTTATGACTTTAGCTTTATCTCGCAAGATAGTAGCTCCTTTCTTCGTGATGTGGGCGAAAAAGAGGGTTTGATTAAGCTCATTGAGGCCGTAGAGCAGATTGAGGGCGTGAAAAGTGCGCGCATTTTGTATCTTTACCCAACGACAACATCCAATGCTTTAATTGAACGCATTATGAGCTCTCCCCTCTTTCATAATTACTTTGATATGCCGATCCAACACATCAGCGATTCTATGCTTAAACGTATGAAACGAGGGGCTGGACGTGAGCGTATCATTGAGCAACTTAACCTTATGCGCCAAGCGCCCAATAGCTTTATTCGCACCAGCTTTATTGTGGGTCATCCCGGGGAAAGCGATGCTGAATTTCAAGAGCTTTTGGACTTTACCAAAACGTTTGATTTCGACCGTGTGAACATCTTTGCGTATTCCGATGAAGAAGACACTTCCGCTTACGAAATGGACGAGAAAATCGACACTAAAATGATCAATAAACGCATTAAACAACTTGACAAACTCGTCCAAGCCAAAACAAAAAAAAGTTTTGAAAAAGAGGTTGGCAAAGAGGTCATTATCTTGGTTGAAGGCGAAAGTAGCGAACATGAGCTTTTCATGGGAGCGCGCGAGCTTCTCTGGGCACCGAGTATTGATGGCGAAGTCTTGGTTAATGACTCCGATATTGAAAATATTGAAGTAGGTAAGTGCTACCGTGCAACGATTACGGAGTGTGCGGGAGATCAACTCATTGCAACCATTACCTCTGTTGCATAA
- the panC gene encoding pantoate--beta-alanine ligase, whose product MKIVKTIDELKLARSELKGTIGFVPTMGALHNGHLSLMQNAVAQNDHAIVSVFVNPTQFLVGEDLSTYPKRTQADIKICELAGVSILFMPTPEVMYSSMEPTILAPSAKAYILEGLARPGHFDGVLRVVLKLFNLTKPTRAYFGKKDAQQLYLIQNMVKSLFLDLEIVPCEIVREDDDLALSSRNVYLNAKERKEALLLCESLKVATHDIIAGERNIAAIKAEMLHTLEPLHVEYVEILNRDFDTIETIEIGNSIILVCAKVGTTRLIDNLWI is encoded by the coding sequence ATGAAAATAGTAAAAACGATTGATGAACTTAAGCTCGCTAGAAGCGAGTTAAAAGGTACCATAGGCTTTGTTCCAACCATGGGAGCATTGCACAATGGGCACCTCTCTTTAATGCAAAATGCTGTAGCTCAAAACGATCATGCCATTGTCTCTGTATTTGTCAACCCTACCCAATTTTTAGTAGGAGAAGATCTTAGTACCTATCCTAAGCGTACCCAAGCCGATATTAAAATTTGTGAACTTGCAGGCGTGAGTATTCTCTTTATGCCAACGCCTGAGGTCATGTACTCAAGCATGGAGCCCACCATCCTTGCACCCAGTGCTAAAGCCTATATTTTAGAAGGATTAGCACGTCCAGGTCATTTTGATGGTGTTTTACGCGTGGTGTTAAAGCTGTTTAATCTGACCAAACCAACACGTGCGTATTTTGGTAAAAAAGATGCACAACAGCTCTATTTGATTCAAAATATGGTCAAAAGTCTCTTTTTAGACTTAGAAATCGTACCGTGTGAAATCGTCAGAGAAGATGATGACTTAGCCCTTTCCAGCCGCAATGTCTATCTGAATGCCAAAGAGCGAAAAGAGGCACTTTTACTGTGCGAATCCCTGAAAGTGGCAACCCATGACATTATCGCTGGAGAGCGTAATATTGCGGCTATCAAAGCTGAAATGTTGCACACCCTAGAGCCTTTACATGTAGAATACGTGGAAATTTTAAATCGGGATTTTGATACAATAGAAACCATTGAAATAGGCAACTCCATCATTCTCGTCTGCGCCAAAGTTGGCACGACCCGCCTCATTGATAATTTATGGATTTAA
- the prfB gene encoding peptide chain release factor 2 (programmed frameshift), translated as MDSYEYTELLKKLTTKVDNIAQIIKPEELISRLKEIETIEQNPEFWNDAKKSSRATKKKKTALNSLLNRYTKANTVVVDAVDLYEMANSENDETTLEELYKDAHHLEDHITNLEIAMMLSGENDNNNAIISIHPGAGGTESQDWASILYRMYLRWAERLGFKVEVLDYQEGEEAGLKDVSFIISGENAYGYLKVENGIHRLVRISPFDANAKRHTSFSSVMVSPEVDDDIDIVIEDRDLKVDTYRSGGAGGQHVNKTDSAIRITHMPTGIVVQCQNDRSQHKNRATAMKMLKSRLYEYELEKQQAVKDGVEKSDNGWGHQIRSYVLAPYQQVKDTRSNIAYSQVSNILDGDISKMIEDVLIAQKR; from the exons TTGGATAGTTACGAATACACCGAACTTCTC AAAAAATTAACCACGAAAGTGGATAACATCGCACAGATTATTAAGCCAGAAGAGCTGATCTCAAGGCTTAAAGAGATCGAAACGATTGAACAAAACCCTGAGTTTTGGAATGATGCAAAAAAAAGCAGCAGAGCTACAAAAAAGAAAAAAACAGCACTCAACTCTTTACTCAATCGTTATACCAAAGCAAATACGGTTGTTGTGGATGCCGTAGATTTATATGAAATGGCAAACAGTGAAAACGATGAAACAACACTGGAAGAGCTTTATAAAGATGCACACCATTTGGAAGATCACATTACCAATTTAGAAATTGCAATGATGCTCAGTGGTGAAAACGACAATAACAATGCTATTATTTCTATTCATCCAGGTGCTGGAGGAACAGAGAGCCAAGATTGGGCGAGTATTTTGTACAGAATGTATCTGAGATGGGCTGAGCGCTTAGGCTTTAAGGTCGAGGTGCTAGACTACCAAGAGGGTGAAGAAGCTGGGCTGAAAGATGTCAGTTTTATTATCAGTGGGGAAAACGCTTATGGCTACCTCAAGGTCGAAAATGGTATTCATCGTTTGGTGCGTATTAGTCCGTTTGATGCCAATGCCAAACGCCATACATCCTTTAGTTCTGTTATGGTTTCTCCTGAAGTAGATGATGATATTGATATCGTCATTGAAGACCGTGATCTTAAAGTCGATACGTACCGTTCAGGTGGAGCAGGTGGTCAGCACGTCAATAAAACAGATAGTGCCATTCGTATCACACACATGCCAACGGGAATTGTCGTACAGTGTCAAAATGACAGATCTCAGCACAAAAATAGAGCAACAGCTATGAAAATGTTGAAGTCTCGTTTGTATGAATATGAGCTTGAAAAACAGCAAGCCGTGAAAGATGGTGTTGAAAAAAGTGATAATGGCTGGGGACATCAAATTCGCAGTTATGTTTTAGCACCGTATCAGCAAGTGAAAGATACTCGAAGCAATATTGCATACTCTCAAGTGAGCAATATTTTGGATGGTGATATTTCAAAAATGATTGAAGATGTACTGATTGCACAAAAACGCTAG
- a CDS encoding EI24 domain-containing protein, translating into MIQQTPKTNIFTLALGDTFSPRVLLVSLLSFIFTLFVFIGAIWLIFGGVGALSAWIAQSLQSFEGSVEQSWFLSMISLLFITKTIVAILFFFTSAMVVYYLFLMVYSVIVGLFASYFIKEIGTLYYPSVAFRGIGLLSYVWIVLKTLLWTTLMFLLLSPLIFIPLFNFVLLVPVFYLFHKLLVLDVASMINSKEEYLSLKKLYAGQMRGISLICFALTVIPFLGVVIYPYYVIVMSHFLFRKTEDFRAL; encoded by the coding sequence ATGATACAGCAAACACCCAAAACGAATATTTTTACATTGGCTCTTGGAGATACCTTTTCTCCAAGAGTTTTGCTCGTTTCTCTCCTCTCTTTTATTTTCACACTCTTCGTCTTTATAGGTGCTATTTGGCTTATTTTTGGAGGTGTTGGCGCTTTGTCCGCATGGATTGCACAGAGTTTACAGAGTTTTGAAGGTAGTGTGGAACAGAGTTGGTTTTTGAGTATGATTTCGCTTCTCTTCATTACCAAAACGATTGTAGCCATCCTCTTTTTCTTTACATCTGCTATGGTCGTTTACTATCTTTTTCTGATGGTCTATTCGGTTATCGTTGGACTATTTGCAAGCTATTTTATCAAAGAGATAGGTACACTCTATTATCCCAGTGTGGCATTTCGAGGCATTGGTTTGCTTAGTTACGTGTGGATAGTGCTTAAAACGCTTTTGTGGACAACGTTGATGTTTTTACTGCTCTCACCTTTGATTTTTATTCCACTCTTTAACTTTGTGCTTTTAGTGCCTGTGTTTTATTTGTTTCATAAACTTTTGGTACTTGATGTTGCTTCAATGATTAATTCTAAAGAAGAGTATTTGTCGTTAAAGAAATTATACGCGGGGCAAATGAGAGGGATTTCTTTGATCTGTTTTGCACTAACAGTGATACCTTTTTTAGGTGTTGTGATTTATCCCTACTATGTGATTGTAATGAGTCACTTTTTGTTTCGTAAAACAGAGGATTTCCGAGCCCTTTAG
- a CDS encoding asparaginase domain-containing protein, translating into MEKILIINTGGTFNKRYNPLKGELEVPEDGIAVESILRYCYNTSYELLNIIHKDSLEMSEDDRELIVKTIQSSKCSKILIVHGTDTMDVTATFLALHVKDKIITLTGAMVPFSIDTVEATSNFMMALGDLMCREKNGVNLAMHGAIASHGNIYKNRQKGIFELC; encoded by the coding sequence ATGGAAAAAATCCTTATTATTAACACAGGTGGCACATTTAATAAACGCTACAATCCTCTCAAAGGTGAGCTTGAAGTTCCAGAAGATGGCATCGCAGTAGAGTCCATTTTACGTTACTGTTACAATACCTCGTATGAGCTTTTAAACATCATTCATAAAGACAGTCTAGAGATGAGCGAAGATGATCGTGAATTGATTGTAAAAACCATTCAATCTTCAAAGTGTTCTAAAATTTTAATCGTTCATGGTACTGATACCATGGATGTTACCGCTACTTTTTTAGCGTTACATGTAAAAGATAAGATCATTACCCTAACAGGTGCCATGGTACCTTTCAGTATTGATACCGTTGAAGCAACAAGCAATTTCATGATGGCTTTGGGTGACTTAATGTGCCGAGAAAAAAACGGGGTCAATCTTGCCATGCATGGGGCAATTGCAAGCCATGGAAATATCTATAAAAATAGACAAAAAGGGATTTTTGAGCTCTGCTAA